CTATGGCAGCGAGAGCCAAGAGCGAGCCGGTTGAACCTAAGCAGTCTCTAATAATCCCGCCTGGCAACACTCCACCGGAGTTGCAGGCGTTGCGGTCGAAAAGAGATGCCTTCCGCGCCAACCTCCAGTACGCCATCAAGCAGGAGGAAGCCTATCGCGAGAAGTTTGATGACGGCGACGAGCTGGCGGAACTGAAGATGCTGGAGCAAAGGCTGAGAGTTGACTGGTACTCGAAAAAGATTGCCGAAGTAGAGCAGGAAATCCAGCGGTACTACCTAAAACGCAAAGCGGAGAAGAAAGAAACGGAACCTGAACAGGAAAAAGCCAAGAAGGAAGGCGCTGCGTAAAGAAAACGTGGCGCCTTCTGGTTTTTCTCTCCTGCAAACCAATTATACGGCTCTATGCCTTATGGAACTTTTCTCTTCAATACTTTTATATACTCCGGTACCAATTACCAATTTTCTTGGGAGGTGATACCATGCTGAAAGTGCGTACCTGCAAGACCTGCCCTCTCTACAGTAGAGAGCTTTCCCGCTGCCGGATGGGATTCGTTAACCCTCCCACCAAAAGGGCTACCGCGGAAACGGTGGCTGCCTTCGGCAGCGACTACGTCTGCCATTACAACCGGTGGAAAAACGGGAACTCCTCCCTTTACCTACCTGCGGGAGTGATGAGCCAGTGACCAACCGGTGGGCGATATTCGGTACCAGATCCGACGGCACTTCCTTTCTGGCAGGCTGCCAGACTTACAAGACCAAAGAAGAAGCGGAGGAGCGGTTGCTTCTCCTGCGCCAGATTTTCAAAGCCAGAGGGGTTACCCTCTACATCAGGCCGTTCTAAGGAGGTGAACTTACAATGACCGGCTGGGAACTGCTGGAGGAATTTGAAGACTTCCTCGGGCGTGACGTTGACCCTGATAGTGAAGAATTTCACGCTCTCCTGGATGCCCTCGGCTTTGAACCTGATGAAGTGCAAGACCTGGACGATGAAATTCTGTGAGAGGGAGGAATTACCTTTGTCAAGGGCGAAATTGTTACATGTTTCCTGTTGATGCGATGATATTCGACTTCTATTGCAATAGGAGGTTAAAAATGAGGCGCTTGCTTTTCCTTGCTTTAACTGTGATGATTACCGTGGCCGGTGGTTTTGCACTGCCGGCCTTCGCTCAGGAACAGCAGAAAATTCCCGTCCTGATTGACGGGCTGCCGGTTACCTTTGACGTGCAGCCGGTCATCCAGAACGGGCGCACCCTGGTTCCCTTCCGAGCGATAGCGGAAGCGTTGAACGTAAAGGTTACCTGGGACGGCACTACTCAAACGATAAGTGCTACGGACGGGAAAACCTCTATCCGGCTCCAGATTGGGAATAAGACCGCCTACCGCAATAACTCCCCTATCCTCCTAGACGTTCCTCCGCAAATTCTTAACGGCAGGACGATGATACCGTTGCGGTTCTTCAGCGAAGCCCTTAATTGTAAGGTGGATTGGGATAACTCGATTAACGGGGTCAGGATTACCTCCCCGCCCAAAGAGATGGCGGTAATCGGGTTCTACGCCCTGGGCGACAGCAAGACCAGCAGTTGGACTAACCTCTTTAGGATGCCGTACCCGGAAACTGCCAGCGGAAACACCGATGTAGTAGCTGAACTGGCGCTGGGCTGGTACAGTCTGGACAAAGGTGGCAACCTCCTGACCAAAAGCCGAACAGGCTGGCAAAGGCCGGATAGTTGGGAGAAGGTGCTGGAAGCAGCTAGGGAGTACAACCTGAAAACCGAAATGGTGGTCCACGTGACTGACGGTGACGGCACGATTTCGTCCCTGTTAACGGATGATGCTGCCATGACCAGGGCGGTTAATGGTATAATGAGAGAAGCGGTACTATACCAAGGAGTAAACCTGGACTTTGAGGGTTTGGGCTACCGAGATGACGGTGAGCAGTTAAAGGTGGTGCAGGGCTCTTTTACCAGGTTCGTCCTGCTCTTAGCGGAACAGGTTAAGGCTGCTAACCTCACACTAACCCTCACCCTCCACGCCCCGAACAGCGCCTATCACGGTTACGATTACAAGGCGCTGGGAGAATTGGCTGACCGGATTATCATCATGGCCTACGACTACGGCTCCACGCCGGAGCCGGTAAGCCTTGTCACTCAAGCAGTGGAGATAGCTAGGGCTAATGTTCCATCGGAAAAGCTGGTACTCGGAATTTCTGCCCCCACGGAAACAGCGGAAAGCATTCTAACGAAGGTAGGCATTGCCAAGCGGTACGGGCTTGACGGTATCGCCATTTGGCGGTTAGGTCTAGTGACCGGTGAGATGTGGGATGCGTTGAGGGCTACCGTAATACCACGGAGGTAATGGCAATGAAACGCATTGTTTTGTTTACTGCTCTGACAATCGCCCTTGTTTCTATTACCGGTTATGGGTTTGCGAGTAGTCAAACCCGAGAAGGAACGTTACCCGATGGGAGCAAGGTTCGGGTAGACGCCACAGGCAGGCTTGTCACGGATAGGCACACTGAAGCAGTAGAGAAGGCAATCTCCAGCATCAAGCCCGAAGACTTCCAGAGCGTAAACAGTTTCGTCCGGCAGGCTCATTTCC
The sequence above is drawn from the Syntrophothermus lipocalidus DSM 12680 genome and encodes:
- a CDS encoding stalk domain-containing protein — protein: MRRLLFLALTVMITVAGGFALPAFAQEQQKIPVLIDGLPVTFDVQPVIQNGRTLVPFRAIAEALNVKVTWDGTTQTISATDGKTSIRLQIGNKTAYRNNSPILLDVPPQILNGRTMIPLRFFSEALNCKVDWDNSINGVRITSPPKEMAVIGFYALGDSKTSSWTNLFRMPYPETASGNTDVVAELALGWYSLDKGGNLLTKSRTGWQRPDSWEKVLEAAREYNLKTEMVVHVTDGDGTISSLLTDDAAMTRAVNGIMREAVLYQGVNLDFEGLGYRDDGEQLKVVQGSFTRFVLLLAEQVKAANLTLTLTLHAPNSAYHGYDYKALGELADRIIIMAYDYGSTPEPVSLVTQAVEIARANVPSEKLVLGISAPTETAESILTKVGIAKRYGLDGIAIWRLGLVTGEMWDALRATVIPRR